From the Deinococcus sonorensis KR-87 genome, the window CGGGCCTGCACATCATCGTGACCGGCGGCAGCCTGCGCCGGCTTCAACACAGCCTGGTGAACCCCTACGGCCTGGAGCTGCTGGGCCGCATCCGGGCCGATCTGCTGTTTCTGGGCTGCAACGGGCTGGACGTGCAGCATGGCGTCACCAACGCAAATTTCGATGAGGCCGAGATCAAGAGCCGCATGGCTGAATATGCCCGAAGCGTGGTCGTGGTTGCGGACCACAGCAAGCTTGGTACAGTGGCCCGCGCCCATGTCCTGCCGGCCCGGCAGGTGCAGGTGCTCATCACCGGCCGTCAGGCCAGCCCGGACCAGCTCAGACCGTTGCAGGCTGTCATCCCGACCATTCACGCCGTGTAGCCACGGCCCGGAGTCCACTGATATGCAACCCACTTCCATGCACAAGGCCGAGTACCTCAAACCCGACGGACGGCTCCTGTGGCTGTACGGCACGGCGCCGATCCAGCTGGAAAGCGAGGTGCCGTCGCCCAGCCCGGACCCGGTGGAGGCGCGCCCCCAGCTGCGCTGGCACCCGCTGCGCGGCGAATGGGTGATGTACGCGGCGCACCGGCAGAACCGCACCTTCATGCCGCCGCCGGAGTACAACCCGCTGGCCCCCACCCGCGACCCGGAAAATCCCACCGAGCTGCCGCAGGGCCAGTACGACATCGCGGTGTTTCAGAACCGCTTTCCCAGCCTGAGCCTGCAGGCGCCGCAGCCGGAGCCGGTGCCGGGCCTGGACGTCCGGGCTGGCGTCGGCTCGTGCGAGGTGGTGGTGTTCACCCAGGACCCCAACCAGACGCTGGCGACCCTGCCGCCGGACCGGTTCCGGCTGCTGCTGGACGTGTGGGCCGACCGCACCGAGTCGCTGGGGCAGGATTCGCGCATCCGCTACGTGCTGCCGTTTGAGAACCGGGGTGTGGAGGTGGGTGTCACACTGCACCACCCGCACGGTCAGCTGTACGCCTACAACCACATTCCGCCGGTGCAGGAGCGGGTGCTGTCTCAGATGCGCGAGCACCTGACGGCCCATGGCCAGCCGTGGCTGAGCAGCTTCGTGGCCACCGAGCGCGAGGTGGGCGTGCGACTGATTCATGACCGGCCGCACGCCCTGAGCGTGGTGCCGCCGTTTGCCCGCTACACCTACGAGACCTGGGTGCTGCCGGCCCGCGCGGTGTCGCGCATCTCGGAGCTGTCGGACGAAGAGCGCGACGACTTTGCGCTGGTGCTGCGTGACGCGCTGCGCCGGCTGGACGCGCTGTTCGGGGTGCGGATGCCGTACCTGATGACGGTGCAGCAGGCCCCCTGCGGCGGCGAGTACCCGGAGTGGCCGCTGCACATCGAGATCTATCCGTACCTGCGGGCGCCGGGCCGCATGAAGTACCTGGCCGGCACCGAGCAGGGGGCCGGCGAGTTCGCCAACGACGCGCTGCCCGAGCAGAAGGCGGCAGAGCTGCGCGCCCTGACGCTGGAGGGCGAGTGAGCGCCCGGTGCGTGTCTTTAGCGTGTGCAGAGCTGACGGGTGGGCCTGTGCGGGTGGGCGGCCATGACTGAGCCGGCCGCCGACCTGTCCTGGCGGGAGCTGGAAGGCCGGGTGCCGCTGGACGCGCTGCCGGACCTGCACCGGCGGTTTCTGCACTGGCGCGGCGTGGCCGACGTGGACAGCATGCCGCTGCGGCGCGTGCAGCAGCGGGTCGAGGCCGAACTGAACCGGCTGGTGCAGGCCGGGCAGGCCACCCGCAGCGGCGACGACTGGCGGCTGCACGCCGGCGCTCTGGACGGGTTTGACCTGCCGTAGCCCCCGACAGACCGGCCCCGGGTGGGCGGCCCTGGCAGCGTGCCGGGCCGCCCACGCTGCATCTGTCGGCGCGTGGCGGGGTGCCTGGGCAGAAACGCGCCTGGGGTGGGCATTGCCGGGTCTGCGTGGTACATTGTGCGCGTAACTTCAAGTCGTTGTCTTGCTGGTCTGGCCTGGGAAGCATTCATTCCGTGAGTCCGGTTTCCGTCGTCTATTCGTGAAAAAACGCACGAGTGAGGGTGGGGGCGGGCTTCAGGAGGGGGAGCGTATCGAGGTTCTGCATCTGGTGGTCATGCTTCTGATCGCGGGGGGCATCGGGGTACTGGCGGTGGTGGTGAGCATCCTGCTGGGGCCGAAGAAGCCCAGCCGGACAAAACTGATGCCGTACGAGAGCGGCAACGATCCGGTGGGCAGTGGCCGAGAGCGCTTCCCGGTGCACTTCTATCTGGTGGCGATGCTGTTCATCGTGTTCGACATCGAGACGGCCTTTTTCTATCCGCTGGCGGTGGCGTATCAGCGGCTGGGCAGCTTCGTGTTCTGGGAGGCGCTCAGCTTCGTGGCGCTGGTGCTGGTGGGCTACTACTACATCCTGCGAAAAGGGGTGCTGGAATGGGCGTGAGCAGGCGGGTGGACCGTGGGGCTTAAGGAGCTGTTCGACCGCGACTGGCAGGAGCTGGAGTCGGAGGGCATCCTGTTCTCCAGTCTGGAAAAACTGGTGGCCTGGGGCCGCAGCAACTCGCTGTGGCCCGCGACCTTTGGCCTGGCCTGCTGCGCCATCGAGATGATGAGCAGCACCGACGGCCGCAACGATCTGGCGCGCTTCGGCTCGGAGGTGTTCCGGGCGTCGCCCCGTCAGGCCGACGTGATGATCGTGGCCGGGCGGCTCTCCAAGAAGATGGCGCCGGTGATGCGGCGCGTCTACGACCAGATGCCGGACCCCAAGTGGGTGATCAGCATGGGCGCCTGCGCCAGCAGCGGGGGCATGTTCAACAACTACGCCATCGTGCAGAACGTGGACAGCGTTGTGCCGGTGGACATCTACGTCCCCGGCTGCCCGCCGCGGCCGGAAGCGCTGATCTACGCCGTGATGCAGCTGCAGAAGAAGGTGCGCGGCGAGGCCTTCGACGGGCTGGGCCATCAGCTGCCGATGGTGGACGCATGGACAAGGTAGCGGCAGGGGTGGGCGGTCCGGTCGGGTCGTGCCTCGGGGGTCAGCCATGACCGCCTCGCACGCCCGCGACATCGCGCCGCTGCTGAACACGCTGGGGCTGGAACCGGACGGCAACAGCACCGAACCCACCGCCCTGGTGACACCGGAGCGGCTGCTGGAGGTGGCCGGGGAACTCAAGCGCCAGGGCTTCATGCTGCTGGACACGGTGGGCCTGGACTACCTGAAGTATCCGGTGCCGTATCCGGCGCGCTTCTGCGTGCTGCACAACGTCTATCACCCGGAAGACCACCGCCGCCTGTTCCTGCGGGTGTACGTGCCGCAGAGCGGGGAGCTGCCCAGCCTGTACCCGGTGTGGCGCTCGGCCAACTACCTGGAGCGGGAGGTCTACGACCTGCTGGGCGTGGTGTTCGAGGGGCACCCGGACCTGCGCAAGGTGCTGACCCCCGACGACATGGAAGGCCATCCGCTGCGCAAGGATTTTCCCACCGGAGAGACGCCCACCCTGTTCCGGGACGGCCGCTTTCTGGACCCGGCGGCGTTCCGGGCCGGCCTCAACGGTCAGAACAGCGGCCTGACCGGCTGGCGTGGGGCGCTGCGGCGCGGCGACGCCGGCCAGCCGCTGCCGCCGGTGATGCCGGAAGGCGGCGCCAAGTGAGCCGCTGGCGAGAGGGAGGGCAGACATGACCATCAAGGACCGCAACACCGGGACGCTGCCGCCGGACCAGATGACGCCGGACCACCAGGAGACCAGCCACGCGGAGCGGGCCGGAAAGGCCGAGCGCGGCGCGCTGATGCACACCGAGGTGATGAGCCTCAACGTCGGCCCACAGCACCCGTCCACCCACGGCGTGCTGCGGCTGGTGGTGGACATGGACGGCGAGTATGTGGTGCGGGTCACGCCGCACATGGGCTACCTGCACACCGGGTTCGAGAAGACCTTCGAGGTCCGCACCTACCAGCAGGGCGTGACCTACGCGCCGCGCACCGATTACCTGCACAGCTTCTCGCACGAGCTGGCCTACGTGCTGAGCGTGGAAAAACTGCTGCAGGTGCAGGTGCCGGACCGCGCCAATGTGATCCGGGTGATCCTGCACGAACTGGGGCGCATCCAGTCGCATCTGGTGTTCGTGGGCACCGGGCTGCTGGACCTGGGCGCCCTGACCCCCTTCTTCTACGCCTTCCGCGAGAAGGAGGAGGTGCAGAACCTCTTCGAGGAGATCTGCGGCTACCGCATGAACCAGGGCTACCTGCGGGTGGGCGGCCTGTACCGCGACGCGCCGGACGGCTGGGCGGAGCACGTGCAGCGCTTCGTGGACAGCTTCGATAGCCGGGTGGACGAGTACGAGACGCTGTTCGCCAAGAACCCGATCTTCCTGGACCGGGCCACCGGGGTGGGCGTCATTCCGCGCGAGGTGGCGCTGGACCTGGGCCTGACCGGTCCGAACCTGCGCGCCTCCGGGGTGGCGCTGGACCACCGCAAGGCCAATCCCTACTGCGGCTTCGAGCAGTACGACTTCGAGGTGCCGGTCAGCACCGCCGGTGACTCGCTGGCCCGCTTCAATTTGCGCCTGCTGGAGTTCCGGCAGAGTGCGCGCATCATCCGGCAGGCGCTGAAGCTGCTGAAGCCCGGCCCGATCAAGGACCCGAACCGCAAGATCAGCCTGCCGCCGCGCCCGGAACTGGAAACGAGCATGGAGGCGGTCATCCACCACTTCAAGCTGGTGACCGAAGGCTTCCATCCGCCGCTGGGTGAGGTGTACGTGCCCACCGAGTCGGCGCGCGGCGAGGTGGGCTACTACGTGATCTCGGACGGCGGCAGCATGCCGTACCGGGTCAAGATCCGCTCGCCGAGCTTCGTGAACCTGCAGGCGCTGGAATACGCCTGCGTGGGGGGGCAGTTCGCGGACCTGATCACCATTCTGGCCACCATCGACCCGGTGCTGGGAGACGTGGACCGGTGACCGGCGCCAACATGGAACCGCTGCCGGCCCTGCTGCTGGAGTCGTTTAACCGCAACGGGCGGGTGAATGCCGCGCTGCTGGACCTGCTGACCCCGGCGGACCTGAGCCTGAAGGACGGTCCGGAGGGCAACGGCCTGGGGGAACTGCTGGCGCACATGGCCGGGTTCCGGCGCGGCTGGCTGGTCAACATCTCGCCGGCCCATGCTGAGCACCTGAGTGAAATCAAAGACGACGCCGATCTGGACACGCTGCGGGCCGCCTTCGCGGCGGGTGATGCGGCGGCCCTGGCGGCGGTTCAGGACGCGGTGCAGGAGGGCCGGGCCTTTGCCGACCCCTGGAACGAGGGGGCCTACGCCAGCCACCCGGCGCACTTTCTGCAGCACACCATCGTCCATGACTCGCACCACCGGGGCCAGATCATGACGCTGCTGAGGCAGAGCGGGCGCAGCCGCGAGCAGATGGACGCACTTGAAGAGGCCAGCTGGCCGATCTGGAGGGAATGAGTGGGCCATTTCGACGACAAGGCGGAACTGGTGGCCGAGATCTTCAGCCGCTATCCGCACACGCCCCAGGGCCGACGCAGCGCCCTGATGCCGCTGCTGCGCGAGGTGCAGGACGCGCACGGCTATGTGTCCGACACGCACCTGCACGAGGTGGCGGCCCTGATCGGGACCACCGCCACCGAGGTCCGCAGCGTGATGAGCTTCTACTCCACCTACAGCGCGGTGCCCACCGGCCAGTTCCACCTGCAGGTATGCAGCACGCTGATGTGCGCGCTGGCCGGGTCGGATGAACTGTGGGACGAGCTGGTCACGCGGCTGGACGTGCAGCCGGGCGAGGTGAGCGCCGACGGCCGCTTCAGTGTGCAGCGGGTGGAGTGCCTGGGCAGCTGCGGCACCGCGCCGGTGGTGCAGCTCAACGACCTGGGCTACTACGAGCGGGTCACGCGGCGGCGCTGCCACGACCTGCTGGCCCAGATGCAGCAGGGCGTCACGCCGGCGCCGGACCACCAGGTGCCGATGACGGTGCAGCCGAATGGCCAGCAGGTCACGGCCGCCGGTCAGGTGGCGGGCCGCAGCAGCAGCGACCTGACCCGCCTGGAGGCCCAGCCATGACCGCCACCCTGCCGAACCCCAACACCCCGCAGCCGATCACCAGCGCGCTGGACCCCCGCTTTGCGCCCACGCTGTACGCGCGGGTGGGCCGCCCAGACGCGTACACGCTCGACACCTACCTTCAGGACGGCGGCTATATGGCCGTGCGGCGGGCGTTTGCGCTGGGGCCGGACGCCGTCATTGACGAGGTCAAGAAGTCCGGGCTGCGCGGGCGCGGCGGCGCCGGCTTCGCCACCGGGCTGAAGTGGAGCTTCATGCCGCTCAATGACGGCAAACCGCACTACATCATCTGCAACGCCGACGAGTCGGAGCCGGGGTCCTTCAAGGACCGTTATCTGCTCAGCGAAGATCCGCACCAGCTGATCGAGGGCATGCTGATCGCCGGGTACGCCATGCGCGCCTCGGTGGGCTACATCTACATCCGGGGCGAGTACGTGCAGGGCGCCGAGCGGATGCAGCGGGCCATCGAGGAGGCGCGGGCCGCCGGCCTGCTGGGCCAGAACGTGCTGGGCAGCGGCTTCGACTTCCAGCTGCACGTGCACCGGGGTGCCGGGGCCTACATCTGCGGCGAGGAAACGGCCCTGATGAACAGCCTGGAGGGCCTGCGCGCCAACCCGCGCCTGAAGCCGCCCTTCCCGGCGGCGGCCGGGCTGTACGGCCTGCCCACCACCATCAACAACGTGGAGACCTTCTGCGCGGCCACCCAGATCCTGCGGTACGGCTGGGAGTGGCACGCGGGCATGGGCACCGAGAAGAGCCGCGGCATGAAGCTGTTCCAGATCAGCGGCCCGGTGCGGCGGCCCGGCGTGTACGAGCTGCCGCTGGGCACCACCTTCCGCGAGCTGATCTTCGACTGGGCGGGCGGCCCGCTAGAGCCGATCAAGGCGATCATCCCCGGCGGCAGCAGCTGCCCGATGCTGCCCTACAGCGACAAGATCCTGGACACCGGCATGGACTACGAGTCGGTGGCGGCGGCCGGCAGCATGCTCGGCACCGGGGGCGTCACGCTGGTGCCGACCGCCGACTGCATCGTGAACGCCACCTGGAACCTGGTGCGCTTCTACGCCCACGAGAGCTGCGGCAAGTGCACCCCCTGCCGCGAGGGCATCAGCAGCTGGATGACCCGCATGTACGAGAAGCTGGTGCGCGGCCACGGGCAGCCGGGCGACACCGACCTGATCCTGGACATGTCCGACAACATCGGCGGCAAGAGCTTCTGCGCCCTGGCCGACGCCTGCCTCGGGCCGGTGCTGAGCAGCATCCGGCTCTTCCGCGACGAGTACGACGCGCTGGAGCGCACCGGGACACCGCTGTACCCGGCCCGCAAGCGCTGGAGGGACGAATGAAGGTGATCGTTGACGGGCGTGAACTGGAGCTGCCCGCCGGAACCTCCGCGCTGGACGCAGTGTTCGCCGCGGGCGGCGACGTGCCGTACTTCTGCGCCCACGAGTACCTCAGCCCGGTGGGCGCGTGCCGGATGTGTCTGGTGGAGGCCGGCACGCCGCGCAAGAACCCGGACGGCAGCTTCATCATGGAGGGCGAGGCGCCCAAGATCTTCTGGTTCCCCAAGCCGATGGCGAGCTGCACCCTGCAGGCCACCGACGGCATGCACATCCGCAGCACCTCGGCCGCCGTGAAGAAGGGGCAGGCCGGCATGATGGAGTTCACGCTGCTGAACCATCCGCTGGACTGCCCCACCTGCGACAAGGGCGGCGCCTGCGAGCTGCAGGACCGCGCCTACGAGTACGGCTACGGCATGAGCCGCTTCGGCTTCGACCGCCGCCACGCCGACAAGCACTACCCGCTCTCCGAGTTCGTGATTCTGGACCAGGAGCGCTGCATCCACTGCAAGCGCTGCGTGCGCTACTTCGAGGAGGTGCCGGGCCAGGAGGTGCTGGACTTCATCGAGCGCGGCGGCCACACCTTCATCGACACCGAGGAGGGCGGCCTGCCCACCGGCTTCCAGGGCAACATCACCGACATCTGCCCGGTGGGCGCCCTGCTCGACAACGTGGCGCGCTTCCGGGGCCGCAACTGGGAATACGACCACGCCGAGACCACCTGCACGCTGTGCCCGGTGGGCTGCAGCATCACCGCCGACGCCCGCAGCGGACAGCTGGAACGGGTGGTGGCCCGCGAGAACCGTGAGGTCAACGAGGCCTGGATCTGTGACGTCGGGACGCTTTGGGCACGTGTTCGCCAGCGAGCAGCGCCTGACCACCCCGCTGATCCGGGGCGAGGAGGGCG encodes:
- a CDS encoding NADH-quinone oxidoreductase subunit C codes for the protein MTASHARDIAPLLNTLGLEPDGNSTEPTALVTPERLLEVAGELKRQGFMLLDTVGLDYLKYPVPYPARFCVLHNVYHPEDHRRLFLRVYVPQSGELPSLYPVWRSANYLEREVYDLLGVVFEGHPDLRKVLTPDDMEGHPLRKDFPTGETPTLFRDGRFLDPAAFRAGLNGQNSGLTGWRGALRRGDAGQPLPPVMPEGGAK
- the nuoF gene encoding NADH-quinone oxidoreductase subunit NuoF is translated as MTATLPNPNTPQPITSALDPRFAPTLYARVGRPDAYTLDTYLQDGGYMAVRRAFALGPDAVIDEVKKSGLRGRGGAGFATGLKWSFMPLNDGKPHYIICNADESEPGSFKDRYLLSEDPHQLIEGMLIAGYAMRASVGYIYIRGEYVQGAERMQRAIEEARAAGLLGQNVLGSGFDFQLHVHRGAGAYICGEETALMNSLEGLRANPRLKPPFPAAAGLYGLPTTINNVETFCAATQILRYGWEWHAGMGTEKSRGMKLFQISGPVRRPGVYELPLGTTFRELIFDWAGGPLEPIKAIIPGGSSCPMLPYSDKILDTGMDYESVAAAGSMLGTGGVTLVPTADCIVNATWNLVRFYAHESCGKCTPCREGISSWMTRMYEKLVRGHGQPGDTDLILDMSDNIGGKSFCALADACLGPVLSSIRLFRDEYDALERTGTPLYPARKRWRDE
- a CDS encoding NADH-quinone oxidoreductase subunit A → MLLIAGGIGVLAVVVSILLGPKKPSRTKLMPYESGNDPVGSGRERFPVHFYLVAMLFIVFDIETAFFYPLAVAYQRLGSFVFWEALSFVALVLVGYYYILRKGVLEWA
- the nuoE gene encoding NADH-quinone oxidoreductase subunit NuoE, which produces MGHFDDKAELVAEIFSRYPHTPQGRRSALMPLLREVQDAHGYVSDTHLHEVAALIGTTATEVRSVMSFYSTYSAVPTGQFHLQVCSTLMCALAGSDELWDELVTRLDVQPGEVSADGRFSVQRVECLGSCGTAPVVQLNDLGYYERVTRRRCHDLLAQMQQGVTPAPDHQVPMTVQPNGQQVTAAGQVAGRSSSDLTRLEAQP
- a CDS encoding DinB family protein — encoded protein: MEPLPALLLESFNRNGRVNAALLDLLTPADLSLKDGPEGNGLGELLAHMAGFRRGWLVNISPAHAEHLSEIKDDADLDTLRAAFAAGDAAALAAVQDAVQEGRAFADPWNEGAYASHPAHFLQHTIVHDSHHRGQIMTLLRQSGRSREQMDALEEASWPIWRE
- a CDS encoding NuoB/complex I 20 kDa subunit family protein, translated to MGLKELFDRDWQELESEGILFSSLEKLVAWGRSNSLWPATFGLACCAIEMMSSTDGRNDLARFGSEVFRASPRQADVMIVAGRLSKKMAPVMRRVYDQMPDPKWVISMGACASSGGMFNNYAIVQNVDSVVPVDIYVPGCPPRPEALIYAVMQLQKKVRGEAFDGLGHQLPMVDAWTR
- the galT gene encoding galactose-1-phosphate uridylyltransferase, which gives rise to MQPTSMHKAEYLKPDGRLLWLYGTAPIQLESEVPSPSPDPVEARPQLRWHPLRGEWVMYAAHRQNRTFMPPPEYNPLAPTRDPENPTELPQGQYDIAVFQNRFPSLSLQAPQPEPVPGLDVRAGVGSCEVVVFTQDPNQTLATLPPDRFRLLLDVWADRTESLGQDSRIRYVLPFENRGVEVGVTLHHPHGQLYAYNHIPPVQERVLSQMREHLTAHGQPWLSSFVATEREVGVRLIHDRPHALSVVPPFARYTYETWVLPARAVSRISELSDEERDDFALVLRDALRRLDALFGVRMPYLMTVQQAPCGGEYPEWPLHIEIYPYLRAPGRMKYLAGTEQGAGEFANDALPEQKAAELRALTLEGE
- the nuoD gene encoding NADH dehydrogenase (quinone) subunit D — its product is MTPDHQETSHAERAGKAERGALMHTEVMSLNVGPQHPSTHGVLRLVVDMDGEYVVRVTPHMGYLHTGFEKTFEVRTYQQGVTYAPRTDYLHSFSHELAYVLSVEKLLQVQVPDRANVIRVILHELGRIQSHLVFVGTGLLDLGALTPFFYAFREKEEVQNLFEEICGYRMNQGYLRVGGLYRDAPDGWAEHVQRFVDSFDSRVDEYETLFAKNPIFLDRATGVGVIPREVALDLGLTGPNLRASGVALDHRKANPYCGFEQYDFEVPVSTAGDSLARFNLRLLEFRQSARIIRQALKLLKPGPIKDPNRKISLPPRPELETSMEAVIHHFKLVTEGFHPPLGEVYVPTESARGEVGYYVISDGGSMPYRVKIRSPSFVNLQALEYACVGGQFADLITILATIDPVLGDVDR